The following nucleotide sequence is from Natronosalvus caseinilyticus.
AACGTCTCGTGTCGGGTGGACGTACCGTCGAGGTCGTATCTGTCCAGGGCGGCGCCAACCTTGCAACACGACGAATCCGTACTCATGAGCGGCCCTTGGTGACTGCCAATCTCATATCTTTCGACTCGTCGCGAAAACAACCGCACCCCCTGAACTACCGGTTGAGCGTGTGGATGGCGTGCCCCAGACCGTTTTCCGCAGCCTCCATGACCGCCTCCGAGAGCGTCGGGTGGGCGTGAATCGTTCCCCCGAGCTCCTCGAGGGTCGTTCCGGTCTCGATCGCCAGTCCGATCTCGGCGACCAGTTCCGAGGCCTCGGGACCGACGATCTGCCCGCCGAGGACGCGACTGGTCTCCGCGGCCGCGACGAGTCTGACGAACCCGTCCGACCGCCCCATCGTCAGTGCCCGGCCGCTAGCCCGGAAGGGGAACGTTCCGACTTGTGGTTCGAACCCGCTCTCTTCGGCCGCCTCTGCCGTCAGCCCGACCGTCCCGATTTCCGGGTCCGTGAACACCGCGGCGGGAATCGCCCGGTGATCGAGTCGCGAGGGCTCGCCTGCGATGACCTCGGCGGCGACCTGTCCCGCGGCGCTCGCCTCGTGTGCGAGCAACGGTTCGCCAGCGACGTCCCCGACGGCGAAGACGTGCTCGAGGTCGGTTCGAGCGCGGTCGTCGGTCTCGATGAAACCCCGGTCGGTCGTCTCCAGGCCGATGGCCTCGAGGTCGACCGTATCGGTGACCGGGGTTCGCCCGACGGCGACCAGCACCCTGTCCGCGGCGTACGTCGAGCCGTCCCCGTCCTCGGTTTCGGTTCGAACCTCGATCTCGTCCCCCGCGTCGTGCCAGTCGCTGGCCGCCTCGCCGAGGGCGAACGAGATGCCCAGTTCCTTCGCGCGACGCTTTACCGGCCGCGAGAGATCCGATTCGAAGCCGGGGAGTACGTCGTCCAACATCTCGACGACCTGGACGTCCGTACCCAGCTTCGCGAAGACGGTCGCGAGTTCCATCCCGATGTAGCCGGCGCCGACGACGACCAGCGAGTCCGGACGTTCCGAGAGCGCGAGCGCGTCTCGAGAACTCAGGATCGGCTCGTCGTCGAAGGAAAAGCCCGGGATTTCGATTGGTCTTGATCCGGTCGCGACGATCGCGTGGTCGAACGCGAGCTCGTGTTCGCCGCCGTCGGTGATCACGCGAGCGCGGTGCTCGTCTTCGAACCGGGCGAGACCGTCCACGAGTGAGACCTGGGTGGCCTTACAGAGCTTCTCGACTCCGCCGGTGAGTTGCTCGACGATGCCGCGCTTCCACGCCTGCGTTCGCTCGAGGTCGACGGTCAGGTCGGCGTCGATGCCCATTTCGGTCGCGTTTGCAGCCTCGTGCGCCGTTCCGCTGGCCTCGATCAGTGCCTTGGAGGGGATACAGCCGTAATTGAGGCAGGTCCCGCCGTATGCATCTCGCTCGACGAGCGTGACATCGAGGTCGAGTTGACCGGCACGAATTGCGGCGACGTAGCCACCCGGGCCGGCGCCGACGATCAGTACGTCTGTCTCTGCAGGGATACCTCTTGAACCCATGGCTCGTATTCGGTTTCTACTCTCGACGAACCGGGGATAAAGATACCTGTTACCACAGTACGTGCCAGTTCCAGAACTCGACGCGGCTGGCTGTTCGCCACCGTCATCGTCGACGCCGGTCGAACCCCGAGGCAGCCGACCGATGATCGATTGCGCCGACCACCCGTCAGAAACATTATTTACGTGACCACCAAAGAGGTAAGACACCCAATGAGCGAGCCGTCACTCGAGCAGTCGGGACTCCGGAGTATCCCCTGGGCGTCGCCGACGTTCCAGGTGATCCTGGCGACCACGCTCGTTGGCGTCATGGGCGTGTCGCTGATCAGTCCGATCCTACCCGTCCTGCAGACGCAGTTCGACCTCACCGACGCGCAGGCTGGACTCATCATCACGGTATTCACGCTTCCCGGCATCGTCCTCGCCCCGCTGTTCGGCGCCCTCGCCGACAGAGTCGGCCGCCGCGCGATCATCGTCCCCTGTCTCGTCGGGTTCGGCGTGACCGGCGGCTCGATCGCCTTCGTCGACGACTTCACCGCCTTGCTCGTGCTCCGGTTTCTCCAGGGCGCGACCTCGAGCGCCCTGATCGGCCTCGCCGTCACGCTGGTCGGCGACCGCTACGAGGGAACGCAACGCAACACGCTGATGGGGGTCAACCGGAGCGCGCTTTCGATCGGCGCGACGCTGTACCCGACAGTCGGCGGCGCGCTGGCGATTCTGGCCTGGTACGCGCCGTTTCTCGTCTACTTCGTCGGCGTCGGCGTCGGATTCTTCGCCCTTTACGCGCTCGAGACCCAAGCGATCGAACAGCAATCCACGGGTTTCTCCTACCTCAGGGAAGCGGTTTCGGCGTTACCGATCCGGGAGGCCATGGTGCTGTACGTCGCGGTCTTCAGTTCGATCGTGTTGCTGTACGGAGCCCTACTCACCTCCCTGCCGCTCTTGCTGAGCGACGCCTTCGCCCTGCGTCCGTTCGAAATCGGCGTGCTCCTGGCCGCCGCATCGATCACCAACGCGGCCATCGCGACCCAGAGCGGACGGCTGACGCTCTCATTTTCGACCCGGACGCTGATCGTCACCGGCTTCTGTTGTTACGGCATTGCACTTGTCGGCATCGGACTCGCGCCCACACCGGTGTACGTGGGGGCCTCCATTCTCTTTTTCGGCGCAGGCGAGGGGCTGGCGATGCCACTGCTCGACACGGAGTTGAGCAAACTCTCCCCCGCGGGATTCCGGGCTGGCGTGATGAACGTGAGAACCAGCGTGATCCGCCTCGGACAAACTCTCGCGCCGGTGGTCTTCACGACGGTTGCCGGGTTCGTCGGCTACTCGTCGTTGCTGTTCGCCGCCGGCGTGCTCACCCTCGGCGTGACGGCAGCGGTCGTCGCGTTCACACGGTGACTGGGAAGTTCCGGACTGCGCCGGACTCCACCTTCGCCTGGTTTAGTAATTTATCTGGTACATTACTCTTTGTTCTAGAATCCATACTATTCTACTCCCTCGAGCTCCACCGACTGTAGCGAGAGGCGGCGAGACCACGCCTCATACGCCCTATACCCCCACGAACCGACGTCTCGAGCATTGTCGTGTGAGAATGCCCCGTCCGCCCGTGGACGAGTCTCACCCGCAAGTCACGATCGTCCGTCCGTTTTCCGGTCGACTACATTCCAGCGAAAGAGCCACGACACGGGCGGGTTTGGCACATTCGCCACTTCCTCGAATGTGCGCTACCACTCGAGTAATGATATAGAAATAATAGTAATGAATCGACGGAATCCGACAACTTCACAGCATATTATTTTTTGCGATATGATCTTCAAAAGCCGACCGAGTGCTCGAGCTGCTCACGCTCGAACTGGCCGTCCTCGCCACTCGCGTCTCGCCACCGCCAGGACCTGACGACCGCATCGTCGTCGCCACCATTGCCCTCGAAACTGACGATCACGTACGACCGATCGGGCCAGGCGGCCGCCTCGGCGTCGGTCGCGCTGGGTCCTGGCGGTCCGTGCGGATGAGAGTGGTAGAATCCGACGATGTCTTCGCCACGAGCCTCGAGTCGCTCGAAAATAGCGAGCTGTTCTTCAGGGTCTATTCGATACCGGGTTCGCGGGTCGTCGGCGACGTTCCGGGCCGGGTAGTGCGACCGAGCGTGACTCACGTCGGGGTCGAACTCGCCGCCGAGAACGCCGCAGCACTCCCCGGGAGCGCTCGCTCGAGCGGCCTCGAGGATCGCCCGTTCGATCGAACCGGGGAGGACGAGCGTCGCCGTCCTGGACGAATCCTCGCCCGGCCCTCCGCGACCGCTTTCACCGCCCCCATCTCCATCGCCGTCGCCGTCACCTCCGGCGCTCACGCGTCGACCTCGGGCCCTCGATCCAGGACCTCGAGCGGGACGGCGACGGATTCGTCCGGCGGATCCGGGAATCGGTCGGGTTGGACGATCGGGGCGAGGGCCTCGAGCGTGTCCACCAGCCTCGGGCCGGGCCGGTTGAGGTACTGGTTCCCGTCGAGCGCCCAGACGCACCCCTCGCGGACGGCGGTCAGGTCGTCCCACCCCTCCCTGTCCGTGAGATCCGTGAGGTTGGCAGCCGTCTGCTCGAGGTCGAAGCCGCACGGGGCGACGACCGCGATTTCGGGGTCGTAGGCGCGTATCTCGTCCCACGCTCGCGGCCGAGAGGGCTCGCCTACGTCGGCCAAGCCGTACCGGCCGCTGGCCCACTCGACGAGTTCGGCCGTCCAGTGCCCCGCGATCATGACGGGGTCGGTCCAGTCGAAGACAGCGACTCGCGGACGCTCATCTAGCGCGAGGTCGGCCGTTCGAGTCCGAACGGCGTCGATGCGCTCCTCGAGGGCGGCGACCGCGTCTCGAGCGCGCTCCGGAACGCCCGCCGCCTCGCCCACGCGTTCGACGTCCGCGAGCACGTCCGCGATCGAGTGCGGATCCGTCGTCAGCACCTCGGGGTCGGCCGCGATTTCCTCGAGGGCGCGTTCGACGACGACCTCGTCGACCGCACAGACGTCGCACATCCCCTGGGTGACGACGAGGTCCGGATCGAGCGCGTCCAGGGTATCGACGGCCACGTCGTAGACGCCGTCCCCGGCGCCGTCGTCGGTCCCCGAAACGGCCTCGAGCACCTGTTCGTCGATGGCACCGCTCGAGGCGTCGGCGTCGATCCGCGAGGCCGTCACCGACGGGCAGTCCCGGACGGCGGGTGGAAAGTCACACTCGTGAGAGACGCCGACGGGCTCGAGACCGAGGGCACAGACGATCTCGGTCGCCGAGGGAAGGGTGGTGACGATGCGCATAGCCAGCAGTTGTGTGCGGTGGGCCAAAAGCCCACCTGCCTCCGGCGTCCGGTCGGCGATCGCGTACCGATCGACCGTCGACGCAGGAACTGCCTGCACGGTCCGGCTACAGAGACCACCTGCACGGTCGGCCTCAGGGACCGCCTGTCGTCAATCGGACGACCGTTTCGATTGCGACAACAGTTCGTAATAGGCCACCGCGAGCACGGCTCGTCCGTCGCGAATCGTCCCCTCGCGGACGGACTCGAGAAACGTCTCGTAGGGCGTCGGCGACGCGCGTATACTCTCGTCGTGATCCAGTTGCTGCTCGCTTGCCGGCTCACAGCCCCGGGCCACGAAGAAGTGCATCACCGAGTCGGCGAGGCCGTTCGCGGGCTCGACGGTGACCAGCGCCTCGAGCGTCTCGGCCCGGTAGCCCGTTTCCTCGGCGAGTTCGCGACGGGCCGCGGACTCGAGGTCGTCGTCGTCGGGTTCGGTGGTCCCGACGGGTAGCCCGCGGCAGATCCGGGAGACGGCCTGGCGCCACTCCTCGATGCAGACGACCTGTCCGTCGTCGGTCAGGGGAAGGATGCAGACGCTCGCGGGTTCGGAGAGGTAATCGAAATCGGTTTCGCTGCCGTCGGGGAGCCGTACGGTCTGAGTAACGACGTCGAAGCCCGGACAGGAGTAGGCTACATCGGATTCGACGGTTTCCCAGGAGAGGGGATCAGCCGGCATACCCGCCAGTATGGGCGTCTTGGTCAAAAGCGTCCGGTTCCGCCCCGGCTCGAATCGAGGTTGGTCGAACGGGCCGTCCTGGCCTCGTCGCTACGCCGTTGCTACGCCGACCGTTCCACTGACGTACCCGCTCTATAACAAAGCCACAGATCGGTGAAGGTTCGTTTTCAGAGGGTGATCCATGGATCAACTAACAGGCTTCCAACGCGACTTGTTGTACGTCATCGCCGGGATGGACCGTCCGTCGGGACAGCAGATTCTCGACGACATCAACGAGTACATCGATCAGCCGGTGACACACGGCCGGCTCTATCCGAACCTCGATACGCTCGTCGAACGCGAACTGGTCGAGAAGGGACAGCTCGACCGGCGGACGAACTACTACGCGCTCACCCCCAAGGGACGGCGCGTCCTCGAGCGGCGCCAGAAGTGGGTACAGCGATACGTCGACGTCTAGGCGTCGGCGCCGGACGGTGGACACGGCCGACGGACAGGGACGCGCGACGTGCGCCTCCCTGACCGAGTGGCGTCACGTCGGCTGACTTCTTCTGTCGAGAGTGTGGGTTCAGGAGTCCGATTCGCTGGTACTGTTGGTTCCGTCGGTACTATTGGTTTCATCGATACTGTTGGTTCCGTTGGATTCGTCTCCGTCGGTGTCGTCCATCCCGGCTTCGTCGGCATCGTCACCACCGTCGGAATCGTCGTCACCCGGCGCACGTTCTCCCGAATCCGGTTCCTGTTCTGGTTCCGCGTCCGACTCCTCGAGCGCCGCCGGCCCGTCCTCGGTCAGTTGCACCGCGAACGCACGATCGGGTCGGCCGGTGTCGGTACCGGGCTCGAGGAAGCCCTCCGCGAACGCCGTGTAGGCGGTGTTCGCCTCGAGTTCGACGGTGACGGTGGCGACGGCGTCTTCACCTCGGTCGGTACGGTCCTCGCCGCCGGTACCCGGCGTCTCTCCATCAGCCGACGTCTCCTCACCGGTCGCCGCGGGCGCCACCTCGAGGGTGTACGATCCCGACGGGAGGGCGATGTAGTTCGTCCCCCGGCCGAACCCGACGCCGCCAAATACCGCCCGTCCGCTCTCGGCGTCGCGCACGTCGACAGCCGGTGCGTCGGGGGCGGCGTGAACGAGTCGGAGTAGCGCCGATCCCGCGTCGGACAGCAACTCGACCCGGGCCGCTTCCTCCGGAGCGTCGAGGACGGCGACCGTGTAGAACGCCATTTCGACCGCGATGGATTCGTCGTAGAGGACGGTCTCCTCGTCGCCGGTCGCCGTAATCGTGACGTCGTGAGTACCCGGCTCGACGACGAAATATGGGGTCGTCCGCTCGAAAGCGATTCCCGAAACGACCGACTCCCCGTCGACGGCGACGTCGACGGCCGGCGCGTCGGGTGCGAGGTGGGTGACGCGAACGCCCGCCACCGGGACGTCCGACTCGTCTCCGTGCTCGTTCACCGCGAAGACGCGCTCGCCAACGGAACCCGCGACCTGGTTCGAGCGGCTCGTGCCCTCGAGCGACTCGAGTGCCGTGTGTCGTGTGCTGGTCATGCGGCCTGAATCGTGACTGCCGACTGGATAAAGCGCCCAGTCGGTTGTGGCGCCCGTGTGTTCGATTTACTCGCGGTGAGGGCGTGTAGGGTGACGATACCGAACAGAAAGCGCACCGTACAACGATGGCGACGACGGGACGATGGACCAGAACGCCGGACTCGACTGCCGTCGACGGCGCCACTCGCCTTTGATCAGCGACGAATATTGTCGGTCGAGTTGATACACCATTCACACTGTGTCGTCGTTTTTTCCATTGTCGGCAACACCAATCATTTTACTAATGATTTTATTTCTTACAGTCAGGAAATCCGAAGCTAAATGTTTTGGAATGGTCGTTATCCCTTTCGTAGCAGTACCCGATACGTACTCATGACGACAATCGCTGACTTCGAGATCGACGCGTCGACGGTCGCCCTCGGTGAGACCTTCGACACCCTGCCGGAGTTGACCTGTTCGGTCGAGCAGGTCATCGCGGCCGCGGATCGCGGCCTCTGGTTCGAGGGTGCCGACCGCTCGGAACTCGAGGCAGCCCTCGAGGACGACCCGACGGTCGACGACGTGGCGTTGATCGCGGCCGACAAGGCCGACGGACAACTCCTCTACGACGTGACCATGGGCGACGACGCGCTCGACGTGTTCGAGCTCATCCTCGAGGAGCGCGGCACGGTCCTGTCGGCGTCCGCGAACGAGGGCCGCTGGCACCTCCGCGTCCGGTTCATCGACCACGACGACGCGAGTCGACTCTACGATCGACTCGAGGAGAGCGAAGCGAACTCGACGCTCAAGCGACTGACCGAGCTGCGAGAGGCCCCATCGACGACGGACCGCCTCACCGAGAAACAGTACGAAACGCTGCTCACGGCGTTCGAACAGGGCTACTTCACTATCCCGCGCGAGACGTCGATGGAGGAACTCGCCGACGAACTCGGCATCTCCCACCAGGCGCTCTCCGAGCGCTTCCGCCGTGCCTACCGGGAACTCGTCCTGACCGCGCTCAACGGGACCCATCCCACGCACCCGGAAGACGACGCCTCGAAGCCCGAACCGAACCAGCCGGCGTAGCGATATCGCTGGCTGTGCTAGCTGAACCGCCTCGTCTCGAGGCCTCCAGGAAATCGTCGCCGTAATCGTCGTCGCTGCGATTGTCGTCGCAGCCGTGACTGTCGCGACAGCTGTGTCGAGACCATCCCCTATATAAGCCTGTTTCGTCGTCAAAACGGCCCTTCTTCCGTTGGCGTCGTCTGTGTAGTGCTGATGATACGGCCAGGAACTGAGGACGGAAACTCGAGGTCCGACACGAGCGGTCGAGGAGGTCTGGAAACGGAGTCGGCGACGACGGGCGCCGTCGAAACGCCGGGATCCGCTGTCAGTCCGGATCACCTGAAATCGACCGCCGAGGCCCCGCTCGCCTACACGTTCGATCCGGAGGAAACGCCCGCACAGGCGATCATCGACGCCGTCGCCGCTGCCGACGGCCGCGATCCGCTCTCGCTCCCGCCGCTCTTTGATGCGATCGATCCAGACGCACTGAACGGACTCGTGGCCCAACCCCGGTCGGGGTCAGCACGACGGTCCTGGGCGCTCTCCTTCGAGTACGGCGGCTGGCTCGTTACCGTCGACGCCAACCACCAGATCGTCCTCGAGCCGTAGAGAGGCCAAATTGTCATATCAGAGGGACTACTCCCGATCGTAGAGGCTGGACGATCGGGGTCGCCTTCCGCCACCGAACGGACCGGCTGACTCGAGACGAGTTTCACGTGATTTTCCCCTCGGACGGGCAAGCCCTCCTTTTTTCCCGCACAGAATCGAACGGTTATCGAAATATGTCCGGCGTTCCGGACCCTTCGGAGATCTTTCATCGGGCGGCCGAGGAAGGGAGACGACGTCTCGAGCAGCCGTTGCTCGAACTCGCCGCGACGGGGTTCATCGCCGGGTTCACGATCGTCTTCGGTATCGTAGCGCTCGGCATCGTACACGCGGCGATCGAGCCACAGTTCGGCGACGTGGCGAGAGTCGTAGGCGCGCTCGCGTTCGGCGTGGGCGTCGTGTTACTGGTTGTCGGTCGCGCGGAACTGTTCAGCGAGAACTTCTTCGATCCGGTCGCGGCGGCCGTCGAACGATCAGATTCGTGGCTCGTCGGACCGCTGCTTCGCCTGTGGTCGCTCACCCTCGTGTTCAATCTCGTCGGTGGTACGCTCTTCGTCCTCGTCATGTCGGTCGACGGCGCGCTGCCCCCCGGGTCGGGAGCGGCGATGAGTACGACCGCCGAAGAACTCGCTCACCGGAAGGGCGCGGGAATGTTCGCGGACGCCATAGCGGGCGGTGTTCTCGTGGCGTTGCTCTCTCACCTCCTCGTGTCCGTCGATAGCGACGGCGGTCGCATCGCCGTCGCCTATATCGTCGGGGCCCTGTTGGCCCTCGGACCGTTCGATCACGTCGTCGTCACCGTCCTGCACGTGCTCTTCGGAATGCGGTTCGGAGCGGACATCGGCGTCGCCACCCTGACATTGATAACGATCGTTTCGACGGCCGGGAACCTCGTTGGGGGACTCGGACTGGTCACGCTCAGTCACGTCGCCCAGGCCATCGGTGCCCGCGAGTCCGACACGTGACTCCGGCGCAAGGTACCGGGGACGCCTCGCTGCACTTCTCGTATCGATGCTCGAGTAGAGGCGGTTCGACAGCACGTTCACGGGCACATATCAGGTGGTCAATTGAGGGAGGTTGAGTACGTATATCACCCATGAACGTGCTCGCGGCTATCGTCGAGAGCGAGCGAGCGAACGCTGCGCTCGCATGGTCGATCGTTGCCGCGATCGTCGTCACGGCAATCGTGAGCGCTCGAGCAGGGACGTACGTCTGGGCCGCTCTCGCGACGACGACCGCCGTTCTCGCGCTCGTCCCGACCCTGCGTCGGTGGGACCCGCTCGTGATGCTTCCGTGGGAGGTGCTGGCGCTCGCGGCGGCACCGCTGGTCGTGGGTCTGGTCGCGTCGGTTCCCATCGCAGGATTTCTCACGGTCGCCACGATCGCACTGCTCATCGCCGTGGAACTCGATGCGTACACTTCGGTCGAAATGACGTCGCGGTTCGCCGTCTCGTTCGTCGTCCTCGTGACGATGGCCGTCGCCGGGTGCTGGGTCGTTCTCCAGTGGACCAGTGACGCCCTGCTCGGGACGGCCCATCTCACGGGGGTCGTCGACGTGATGTGGGACATCGTCTACGCGACCGCCTTCGGTGGACTCGCCGGCGTGCTCTTCGTCCTCTACTTCTTCAAGCGTGACGACGCGGGGTACGGTGATCTGACGCAGGAGCAGGACGGTGAGGGAAATCGCGACGAGAGAGGGGATCACCGCTCCTCGAGCGAGCCAGAGACGACCGACAGCGATACCGTCCTCGGGCTTCCCAAGCGGCAGTGCTGGCAGGGTGTTAGACTGCTCCAGGGCGGGCTCGCGCTCCTCGTCGGCTACGCGGTCGTCACCGTCGACCCGGCGCTGTTCGTCAACGCCGCGCTCCCGCTCGCGCTCACCTTCGCCCCGGCCCTCGTCCGTCGAACGTCCGGCCACGAGATGGGGGCGGGACTCGCGCTCTGGATCGCCGCTGCCGCGTTCCTCCACACGGTCGGTGCGATCGGTCTGTATACGGCGTTCGGGTGGTTCGACCAGTTCACGCACACCCTCTCGGCGACGCTCGTCGCCGGCCTGGGATACGCCGTCGTCGACGCGCTCGAGCGCACCGAAAGCGACGTGGACTTCCCCACCGAGTTTCGATTCGTGTTTCTCGTGATCTTCGTCCTCGCCTTCGGCGTCGCCTGGGAGATCCTCGAGTTCGCGGCGGGCGGCCTCGCCAGTCTCGTCGGCGGCGACGCGGTCCTCACCCAGTACGGGACGGACGACATCGCGCTCGACCTCCTGTTCAACGCTGTCGGCGCCGTCCTCGTCGGTCTCTGGGGGACCGGGTACTTCGACGGGCTCGCCCGGGTGTTCACGAATCGATTCGACGACTCCAGCGACGTCGTCTGAGCCGCCTGTGGAACGCATCCCACGGGACCCTCGGTGGGCTACTCACCTCGAGTGGATCGACCCACTACCCGCTCGAGGAATCGACCAGCCAGCGTGAACCTGCTGGCTCGCCGTTTTTGTCCCTCCACGGCGTCCTTTCTCGCATGGCAGACGTACCCGACATCGAAACCGTCGAGACCGAAGACGACTACATCCACGTCCGGTTTCGCGACCCCGACCAGTTCGACGAGATTCGTACCCCCGACTGGGCGCAGAACCCGGCGGAGTCGGTCTCGGAGGGCGCGGAGGTCAGAACCGGCAACACGGAAGGCGACGATGACTGGGAGGTTCAGAGCGTCCTGATCAAGAAGTCGGTCGGCGAGGAGAAAGCGAGAGAGCAGGCGAAAGACATCGTCGAGAAGATCCAGTCCTGAGGGGCGCTCGAGCGGTCGAGCGCTCGACCGTTCGGATCCGCGATATTCGGAACTCGAGAACGAGACGCCGCATGACGATTCTATCGGTTTCGGACTATCGAGGGGGCACCGAGTTCAGCGACCTCAGGCGACGTTCCGTTCGGCGAGCGCCTCACCACGGTCGAACCGGCCGCTATCGAGCGTCGAGACGTCGACGAGAGTGGGTTCGCCATCGAGCACGATCTCCGCGACGACCTGCCCAGTCGCCGGGGCGTGCTGGAATCCGTGTCCCGAGAAGCCCGCGGCGGTCACGAAACCGGGAATCGTCTCCTCGAGGATCGGGTGGTGATCCGGCGTCACCGCGTACAGTCCCGCCCAGCCCCGCCTGATGCGGGTTTCCGGGCCGAAGTACTCGGCGTAGTCGGCCGCGTACTCGACGGCGCGGGCCGCCCACTCGAGGTCCATCCCCTCGTCGAAGTGGCTCGGGTCCATCCCCGGGTCGTCGTCCTCGGGGAAGTGGCCCCCGACGAGGGCGATTCCCTCGCGTTCGGGGCGAAAGTACGACCCCGTCTCCAGATCGATGGTCAGCGGGATCGATTCCGGCATCGGCGGCGTCGGATCGACGACCGCGACCTGTCGCCGTCGCGGCGAGATGGGCAACTCGACGTCCGCCAGTTCGGCGAGTTCGCCCGCCCACGCCCCGGCGGCGTTGATCACGTAGTCCGTCTCGTGACGTTCGCGGCCATCGGGTCCCTCTACGTCGACACCCACGACTCGGCCGTCATCCAGGCGAACGTCCGTGACGGCCGTCCCCGTTCGTATCTCGACGCCCAGTTCCCGGGCCGCCGCCGCATAGCCCTGTACGGCGAGGTTCGGATCCGCCACGCCGTCGTCGGGATTGAACGTCGCGCCGACGAACGGGTCTGGGTCCAGACCGGGGCAGTGGTCGGTCGCCGCCGCCGGCGAAAGATACTCGCTCTCCGCCCCGAGACGCCGTTGCATGCGAACGTTCTTGCGGAACTCGTCGGCCGTAGGCTCGGTGCGGGCGAGAAACAGGTAGCCGTTCTTTCGAAGCCCGATGTCGACGCCGAAGGTTTCCTCGAACGCATTCCAGACGCGCTTGCTGGCGAGCGAGAGTTCGACGTTGACCGCCGTCGAGAACTGCGACCGAATCCCGCCGGCCGCACGGGCGGTACTCCCGGCGCCGAGCGATCCGCGCTCGTAGAGCGTCACGGAGGCGCCACGCTCGGCCAGATAGTGTGCCGACGAGAGGCCGACGATGCCCCCACCGACGACGACTACGTCCATGCCCCTCCATCGGCCCCGGGGAGCATAATCGTTCGCCGACTCGAGGCACCCGCCGATTCGGATGGCCCGTAACCAAAAGCTAAGTCCGAAGACGGCGATGGCCGCCCATGGTACTCGTCCTCTCCGAAGCAGCGGTCGAGGAGACGCTCGACCTCGCCGACCTCGTCGACGTGGTCGGGGACGCGCTCGTCAAACAGGCCGCGGGTGACGTCGAACGGCCCGACAGACCGCACTTCCCCGTCGGCTCGGGGCTCGAGGGGGACGAACCGCTGGGAACCGCGATCGCGATGCCCGCCTACGTCCACGGCGACGACCAGTACGCGACGAAACTCGTCGGGGTCCACGAGGGAAACGCAGACCGGGGGCTACCGACGATTCACGCACAGATCGTCCTCACGGACGCCCGGACCGGTGTTCCCGAGGCATTTATGGGCGGGACGACCATCACGAACGCCAGAACGGGCTGTCTCGGCGCGCTTGCAGTCCGCGAACTCGCCCTCGATGCAATCACGCTCGGCGTCGTCGGCGCGGGCGCGCAGGCGCGCTGGCAGACCCGGGCCATCGAGACGGTCGCCTCGCTCGAGGACGTGCGAATCTACTCGCCGAGTGCGTCCCGGGACGCCTGCGCCGCCGATCTGAGCGAC
It contains:
- a CDS encoding NAD(P)/FAD-dependent oxidoreductase, which translates into the protein MDVVVVGGGIVGLSSAHYLAERGASVTLYERGSLGAGSTARAAGGIRSQFSTAVNVELSLASKRVWNAFEETFGVDIGLRKNGYLFLARTEPTADEFRKNVRMQRRLGAESEYLSPAAATDHCPGLDPDPFVGATFNPDDGVADPNLAVQGYAAAARELGVEIRTGTAVTDVRLDDGRVVGVDVEGPDGRERHETDYVINAAGAWAGELAELADVELPISPRRRQVAVVDPTPPMPESIPLTIDLETGSYFRPEREGIALVGGHFPEDDDPGMDPSHFDEGMDLEWAARAVEYAADYAEYFGPETRIRRGWAGLYAVTPDHHPILEETIPGFVTAAGFSGHGFQHAPATGQVVAEIVLDGEPTLVDVSTLDSGRFDRGEALAERNVA
- a CDS encoding formate/nitrite transporter family protein, whose amino-acid sequence is MSGVPDPSEIFHRAAEEGRRRLEQPLLELAATGFIAGFTIVFGIVALGIVHAAIEPQFGDVARVVGALAFGVGVVLLVVGRAELFSENFFDPVAAAVERSDSWLVGPLLRLWSLTLVFNLVGGTLFVLVMSVDGALPPGSGAAMSTTAEELAHRKGAGMFADAIAGGVLVALLSHLLVSVDSDGGRIAVAYIVGALLALGPFDHVVVTVLHVLFGMRFGADIGVATLTLITIVSTAGNLVGGLGLVTLSHVAQAIGARESDT
- a CDS encoding ornithine cyclodeaminase family protein: MVLVLSEAAVEETLDLADLVDVVGDALVKQAAGDVERPDRPHFPVGSGLEGDEPLGTAIAMPAYVHGDDQYATKLVGVHEGNADRGLPTIHAQIVLTDARTGVPEAFMGGTTITNARTGCLGALAVRELALDAITLGVVGAGAQARWQTRAIETVASLEDVRIYSPSASRDACAADLSDEGIPARAVDTPAAAVDGADVVVTATTATAPVFPADALEPGALVVAVGAFTAEMQEVEPAVLESAGAVFADVPSEVAETGDVLATSLGAEDLVALGELVADGYERRSPDEVIVVDSVGSATLDAAAGATVYRRALERGAGTEISL
- a CDS encoding HalOD1 output domain-containing protein; its protein translation is MIRPGTEDGNSRSDTSGRGGLETESATTGAVETPGSAVSPDHLKSTAEAPLAYTFDPEETPAQAIIDAVAAADGRDPLSLPPLFDAIDPDALNGLVAQPRSGSARRSWALSFEYGGWLVTVDANHQIVLEP